One genomic window of Etheostoma spectabile isolate EspeVRDwgs_2016 chromosome 5, UIUC_Espe_1.0, whole genome shotgun sequence includes the following:
- the fam163b gene encoding protein FAM163B translates to MSAGTVVIAGGILATVILLTIVAVLCLCRLQYYCCKREESEKGEEEEPELATMSPSWPLALSAPPTPPTPEHFGNEPENYTPTFLTEANGPASYFPTPPPRRCQRSHAFCPSCARCSLPFYLQHPERLYNGGRRISYRTVQQQDLELPIDLASFYQKLNLIRSVTMREVVNHSVSTDV, encoded by the exons ATGTCAGCCGGGACAGTGGTCATCGCAGGAGGAATTCTGGCTACAGTCATCTTACTGACCATCGTCGCTGTACTGTGTTTATGTAGGTTGCAG TATTACTGCTGTAAGAGGGAGGAGTCTGAGAAGGGGGAAGAGGAGGAACCGGAGCTCGCCACCATGTCGCCTTCCTGGCCCCTGGCTCTGTCCGCCCCCCCTACACCTCCGACACCGGAGCACTTCGGCAACGAACCAGAGAACTACACCCCCACCTTCCTCACTGAGGCCAACGGTCCTGCCAGCTACTTCCCAACACCGCCGCCGCGCAGGTGCCAGCGCTCGCACGCCTTCTGCCCATCCTGCGCCCGCTGCTCGCTGCCCTTCTACCTGCAGCACCCGGAGAGGCTGTACAATGGTGGGCGCAGAATCAGCTACAGGACTGTGCAGCAGCAGGACCTGGAGCTGCCCATAGATCTGGCAAGCTTCTACCAGAAGCTCAACCTCATCCGTTCCGTCACCATGAGGGAGGTGGTCAACCACAGCGTCAGCACCGACGTCTAG